In Lates calcarifer isolate ASB-BC8 linkage group LG23, TLL_Latcal_v3, whole genome shotgun sequence, a single genomic region encodes these proteins:
- the fads6 gene encoding fatty acid desaturase 6 — MQSVPEEWREGRDEGMGEMLVKRRGDSECSSGEMKGEWKKNAGTGGEELEKETLMMELTRMVQRMVKESSWWERRGIDCSILAAAFLCLPPAFLLLSSSQIVWFAAGMLLMGVAHAVITVKGTHLASHGALSESQAWGKFWAIFFIEICGSFSARAGVQGHIKMHHAHTNVIGLGDSSVWKVPFLPRTVYLFVAPLAVPVITPLVALAQLKGHSLAHIIRTILMVTLGLYSQYWLLIHVSGFKSPHSALLFMLICRAMFSVPYIHVNIFQHIGLPMFSPTRRPKRIYQMTHGVLNLPRNPVLDWTFGHSLINCHVEHHLFPFLSDNMCLKVKPVVSKYLTEKQLPYQEDSYLSRLNLFFNKYQELMVFAPPITELVGVQ; from the exons ATGCAGAGTGTACCAGAAGAGTGGAGGGAAGGACGGGATGAGGGGATGGGGGAGATGTTAGTCAAGAGGAGAGGTGATTCAGAGTGCAGCAGCGGCGAGATGAAGGGAGAGTGGAAGAAGAATGCAGGGACAGGTGGTGAAGAGCTGGAGAAAGAGACGCTGATGATGGAGCTGACAAGGATGGTGCAGAGGATGGTGAAAGAGAGCAGCTGGTGGGAGAGGCGGGGGATCGATTGCAGCATCCTGGCAGCAGCATTCCTCTGTCTGCCGCCCG ccttcctgctgctgtcctcCTCTCAGATCGTGTGGTTCGCAGCGGGCATGCTGCTGATGGGCGTGGCCCACGCCGTCATCACTGTCAAAGGGACACATCTGGCCAGCCACGGGGCGCTGAGCGAGTCGCAGGCCTGGGGGAAGTTCTGGGCCATCTTCTTCATCGAG ATCTGTGGTTCATTCTCAGCGCGAGCCGGCGTGCAGGGACACATTAAGATGCATCATGCTCATACTAATGTCATTGGACTGGGTGACTCCAGCGTATGGAAGGTCCCCTTCCTGCCTCGCACTGTCTACCTGTTTGTAGCTCCCCTGGCTGTGCCTGTCATTACTCCACTCGTTGCACTCG CTCAGCTTAAAGGACACTCTTTGGCCCACATCATCAGGACCATCCTGATGGTCACGCTGGGCCTGTATTCACAGTACTGGCTGCTTATCCACGTCTCTGGGTTCAAGTCACCTCACAGCGCCTTGCTCTTCATGCTCATCTGCAGAGCAATGTTCTCTGTGCCGTATATCCATGTCAACATTTTCCAG CACATCGGCCTCCCCATGTTCTCTCCGACTCGTCGACCAAAGAGGATCTACCAGATGACCCACGGAGTCCTGAACCTGCCACGGAACCCTGTGTTGGATTGGACGTTCGGACACTCGCTTATCAACTGTCACGTGGAGCACCATCTCTTCCCCTTTCTGTCTGACAACATGTGTTTAAAG GTGAAGCCTGTGGTGTCCAAGTacctgactgaaaaacagctTCCGTACCAGGAGGACAGCTACCTCTCTCGCCTGAACCTCTTCTTCAACAAATACCAGGAACTGATGGTGTTTGCCCCCCCGATCACAGAGCTGGTGGGGGTGCAGTGA